Proteins encoded in a region of the Triticum dicoccoides isolate Atlit2015 ecotype Zavitan chromosome 3A, WEW_v2.0, whole genome shotgun sequence genome:
- the LOC119267367 gene encoding uncharacterized protein LOC119267367: MAVALGPAATFSARPAAPGAGRPCSCAAAATGGARFRGADGKWWAPLLGWSGQPDYIDAQPAPLPEEERAAAGAAGARRFGVLTEEKARQLRVRMMETESFHDAMYHSAIASRLASAAPDGDAKP, from the coding sequence ATGGCGGTGGCGTTGGGACCCGCGGCCACGTTCTCCGCCCGCCCCGCGGCGCCGGGCGCCGGCCGGCCCTGCTCGTGCGCCGCCGCGGCCACCGGAGGTGCCAGGTTCCGCGGCGCCGACGGGAAGTGGTGGGCGCCGCTGCTCGGGTGGTCGGGCCAGCCCGACTACATCGACGCCCAGCCGGCGCCCCTGCCGGAGGAGGAGCGGGCTGCTGCTGGTGCTGCGGGCGCGAGGCGGTTCGGGGTGCTGACGGAGGAGAAGGCGCGGCAGCTGCGGGTGCGGATGATGGAGACGGAGAGCTTTCACGACGCCATGTACCACTCCGCCATCGCCTCCCGCCTCGCCTCCGCCGCGCCCGACGGCGACGCCAAGCCGTAG